The Dioscorea cayenensis subsp. rotundata cultivar TDr96_F1 chromosome 16, TDr96_F1_v2_PseudoChromosome.rev07_lg8_w22 25.fasta, whole genome shotgun sequence sequence atatcaatactgaaaatgagaaaaagtcAAACTGAGCACTTGCGTCGCAGTTAAGAGGCGtaccaaaaagatacaaatctTCACTCATGTAGTACTTGATAGCAGCCTCCGGAGCGGGCAATTTTTTCAACTCTTCTGCACCGACCAAACAAAGGATATTGAACAAGACTTCATTATAAATCTGAAAAGAGTACTTCGAAAGCAcctttaaattttagatttcaGAAGATGAAATTTAATCGCTAGCAACATGATAAATTTGATCTAATTCAAGCCATTGTTTGGCACAAGAAAGCGCATGAACAGCCTTTACCCATGTTTTACACAACAATAAATGGAATCTTATAATAtaactaaatcataaaatacAGCAATAAATGAAGAAATGTTACCAATAATTATACCATTACAACGAACAGATATTTCTTGCACAAAGGATAAAAGAAGTAGATAAATCCTGTCTATTGTACTATGATGGTATCAACTTGCACAAAAGCAGCACGTGAGGGTTATTTGTAATGGTAATCTCACATATTATAATTTTACGTGGGTAATTTGATGCATCTTCTTTTTTCAGAAGTGTTATTTTCCAACAACGTGACCCAAGAATATAAAGCAATTCAAATTTTGAGTAGTTAATTCTATAAAAATAGGTGAAGCATATGAATTTGGGATAAAATTCCAtctataacataaaaaatactgAAGGAATGAACTGGTAAGCATTAGATCAACAAATAATAACACTCACCTTCCTTCAGTTTTAAAAACTTGTCGTAAGTTGAGTATGCATGTCTCTCTACACATTCAGAAAAATGATCTGCAGATAAACCAACCAACAACATTGAGTAACAAAGTAAACATCTGGTCTTATGAAACATGCATCTGCCACTCAACTGCATTGAATAagaatgtttgtttttatttttaatgatggtGCAACTGAGATGAAAATTTGCAAGAAATGAATTACTACAAAGATGTTAAAAAGCACAAATACTCCTACATTTCCTTGACTCCAGCATGAACCACATCTTTTAGGTCAGTGGTCATTTGCATCCCTAACTATTAGGAACAAACTTAATTATCACATCCAACGAAGtagaaaatagaaattttatggAGAGGAGTAGATGGCCAAAGAAATATCAGGACTATCAAATCACTCACAGGCCATTCTTGGGCTCAGCATATACATGAAGACTGTCATGAAATAGTAAAAAACAGCAATAAGCTGTGCAAGGAAGCGATCCAACCAAAAAGAATTTCCCCCAAGTTCCTGTAAAGAAGAGCAGGAAAAGCAAAAATTGAGACTCAAGCTCAACATTCAGTAACTTAAAATGAAGATATACCTGAagacattattaatttaaagaGAAAAGATTTTAAGTGGGTTGGAATCCTTGGAATTATAATTAATAGAAATTGTTATCCTTCTACCTTCAGGAAACAGAGATTAACCACAGCATGGTTGAGAGACGCATGAGAAAGATAAACCGGTAAATGGATAATGAATGTTACAAAGTACTGATTTGTTAAACAGATCCTACAGGTCctcctttaaaaaataaaaatagatgcaGCTCTTTTGCGCATGTCAATTTCTCAGACTCaagcattttaaattttatatacagATCCTTTGACCAAAAGGATCAAGAAACTTCAGAAATAACAAATGACAGTCACTGAAGCTAAAGACAGAGAGGAAAAGATGATAGATTTCAAGCCATCTGGAATCTAGATTCAGAGGTGGTGAGGGCAAGGAACACATCCTATACATTATAAGAAACAACTTACTAAATGACAACTGGCCTTCTACACTAAAAATTTCTACATTGCATTTAAAGCAGATAAAAATATACCTCCATGATTAGAAGATGATGCAACTCGTTCCAACTCTCAGCAAAATGCACTTTTAGATAATCAGCTCTTCTCCACCAACCAAAACTCTCATACATGTGCAGAACAGATATGAAGGCTTCAAGACAACAAATACAGGTAAACATAAAATGGAAACTTTTATCATTCAATCTAACGGAATCCTGAAGATAATACTGTATCaataagtttattttataacaaaaccAAAGATATGAACATCTTATATGCATGTAGAGATAAAATTACTCACAAAAGTAGGGTACTCTAGCTATTGTTTCCAACACAAAAAATCTCGCGTAATGCCGATCATGGTAGAATGCATCCAGTATTTTGATCACTGACTCCTGCAAGGATATTACTCATGAATATTGATTAGCAATAAATGGAAAATCTACTAGAAGCTTGAAAAGTCTTCAAACTTCAGGAGTTCTAAAAAACATTATCAAGCAATGAATACAGATgagtttataaaataaattatggaTGAATTGTTATTCAAGAACATACAGTTAAAGCAATATTTAACATCTGTTCAAACTTAATAATCCAACTATCCACCCTGCCTGGTGTGCTTGTTGATACACCAgaatcaattgcttcttcctGATCAATAGAAGAGGTCTTTGCAGGAAAAGAATCTTCCACAACCACCTTTTCATCTTCCTCTTGCAAGGTTGTGGCCTTTACTCGCAATGGCTTCCTATATAAACCATAAAAGCAAAAATGTGAGAAGAGAGAATAAATATCAAACAGAAAAGTTACAATAACAATGTTAATGccaaattcaaatatcaattttcatcattgaagaataaaaaaagcaaatatttGAATTACAACAGATTCAAACATTGCTTTGGACTTAAATAGATCCCTTGAAAACCATTGGAAACTCAATCAAAACTTAAGTTTTCATTTAGTTGCTTGTTCTTGGGATGTTTTTCCTAATCCAATTTAAGATTTGGTTCTTATTCACCCTTAAATTAACAATTTAGAAGAAATCATTGTATGAGTACAATGCAATATAAAAACTCAGGACAAACAATACATTATAGAGAAATTAaagaacttaaaattaaaaGGGGAATTGAATGTGTAATCAATGgactccaacaaaaaaaaaaaatagaggaggAAAAAACACCACGAAGCACGTCAACAAAGCAACTAGATAGAAGGTGGCACTGGTATGGAATTCAATAAATTCCTCAAAACTGTCAGAATCTCAATTAAAGGTTCAGCTTTCACTTAGCTACTTGTTCTTTACATATTACTCCAAATCCAATTTACAGCTCAGCTATTCTTCATACATAAGCTAACAAATTAGATAAAATCACTTAAAACTAAAATGCATACTAAAGGGCATAAGACAacacaaatttttaaaactaaaaatccaaataaaaactCAACCTCTCATTTGGCTAATTGTTCTTTAGCAATTACTCCAAATCCTAAATTTCTGCTTAAGCTATTGTCCACCGAACACTAGTTACACTACAATGCAGACTAAAACCTTAGCAcaaccaatttttatttttatttttaatttctaaaaaactcaaaaccaaataaaaacttAAGCTTTCACTTCACTAATTGTTCTTTCGAAATTACACTAATTCCAAATCAGGGCTAAGTCAGTGTTCATCCATAAACAACCAAATCAGACGAAATCACCAAACAACAAAAGgaaaaccaaaaccctaatttttaaaaaaatcagatgATGTATTGCAAAAAACACTAATCAACAAAAACTCTCCACACAGCTCACCTGGAAAGCAACAAACTTTGAGGCTCCAAAGAGATGGAACCAGAAAGGAAAAAGCTCGATCTGGAAGACGAGACTCTTTTTGGATTGCAAACCTTCCGTTTGGCCACAGAGAGAGCCAATAAAGAGGTAGCAAAGGTTGCCGCCGGCGCCATGGCTACAAACACTACCTCCCTTCCAATTCTACTTAGacattgagagaaagagaggaaatcAAATTGGCTTCTTTTGAAGGCATAATCTAAATGACATGGACATGGACATGGACATGGAGATGGTGCTTGATTTGTGAATGCTCGCGAGGTGTTCGACGAAATGTCTGAGTGCGCATAAACAATTAGTAGACGCATGGAACTTTCATTTCTGTGGTGAATGGGTTTTAAATGCGTTATTACAAAACACGTGGCCACTCAGGAAGTTCTTGACGTCTTAAGAATTAGAAATGATCACAGACCCGGTTCCGTAATACTCTTTCCGAACTTTTTATCTGTTATGTTGTGATTAACCAAATCTCACGTAccgaaaaaattaattatattacaaaattttataaaaaattagttatctttttttaaaattactctttatttatatcttcAAATTTCTCTCTCATACTTAATTCCAACAATAGAGTTGAATAAAATGTTaagagtaatttttaaaaaaaaataatcaatgcttcttgatgttaaaaaatgacaaataaaagagAACATGGATTTGACCATgataaaaaaagagaggagTAATTACAACAGAACCAAGATGTGACTTATTTTTAACCGTTGAATTgtttcaatttaataatttttaaaacaaaacataacaatcttTTAAGGTAATTACTAATAtcatgtaataaataaaaaataaatttataaactcATAGTTAAAAATGAGCCACGTTTTAGTTCCGTGATAGTTACACGGCATTGTGGATTATTTTTTGAAGAATTAAACtcggtttttttttctaatataatttttttaaaattatcaaaataagttcatgtgaaatttatttatcaacatGGGTTTAAAAACATCATATCAAGCTATGTTATTAATTAGGTGAGTAATTGACTTTTTAGAAATATTGAGATATTAGCACACTCatctctttttaaaaatcacaaaaataatattttttttaaaatcatttttaagttatatcttttaaaaaattatatattttttttaattgtatttatttttgaaaaaaatatgttattattattgttattattattattaaatcttCGTGGTTTTTGAAgccattaaaaattattattatttaattttttttaagttattattttttaaattttttatatgctAATTACTtttgaaaacattattattattattattattattattattattcgttCAACAACTTCTTTGTagtttaaataacaataatttcattTAAGTACATTTGAAACATACATAATGTGTCATCAATGCATGCCATATCTTATCATGGAAATATGTATACACCTGCTCTATAGAGCAACGAATTAAATTCCTCCTACACTTGAAACAAACCTGGCGTGTCATGCATgtcatttataattaaaatcaaaaattaaaaataaaatatgtacaacATAAATTTACAGCTTTGAAatctccaataaaaaaaatttattccctatccaataataataataataataataataataataataataataataatccttcATGAAAAGCAAcaactgaaaataaatataaagcttTGATTCTGAGAACGTGTAAACTAGCAACTTCCCACTAACATTGAGGAGGTTGCTAGTCCCTGATGTTTATGTTAGACATCATTGACCAGTTCAAAAGCAAATTAAAAATCTATAGAATTAAGTAAAACAGGTTTTATATAACATAATCTTTAGTCCAATTAGGCTTCTTCAAGCTGCATTGCGCTTCTTTTTCCTCATCCGACCCACTGGCCATACCAATACTCCCATCCGCAAACAAAGTCTTGTCCTAAAGACTGGAGTCTAGCATGGCCATTGTTAGAAGTTTCAGGAAGAGATAGCATGGTTTGCACATGTTTTCAGTgtggggaaaaaaatatggataagtGGCTACCAAAACTAGACCATTTGATCAAGGCTTCCTTCTTTAGTTTCCCAGATCACATAACACTTCTCACTTGTAAAAGGTTCTTGAGCATGCAAGGGAGGTGAGTATTAAGTGTCTCTGGAGGCAGCTTAATTTGTCTCATTGTTGGATGATGTTCCTTTACATTCTTGGAGTTTTGAGATGTGAAAAAACCAAGTAGATTCGGGACGATTATGGTAGATCTAGCTGATAAGCCACTGTGCCTATGCGACGAAGAATTGTGAATGGCCCGAAATAACGTTGGGAGAGCTTGTTTGAGGTTCGGGGATGGGCAGTCAACTGTTGGTAAGTTTGCAGCTTGACATGTACTAAATCCCCTGGTTTATATTCTTTGTCTTGCTTATGCTTGTCTTAGTTGTGTTTCATATGCTGCTTGGTTTGATGAGGGTACTTTTGATATGTCCAAGATTTGGTGGTGGGTGTGTAGTGTATTGTCAATGGAGGCATTATGAGAGGTCCCTTTTTGGTAGTGTGGTATGGTGATGGGAGGTTGGCCAAACCAAAGCTTGGTAGTGTGGGATGCCAGTGGCAGTGTGTGGGGTAGAATTATACCATTTATTGGGCAAGGTGTATGTAGCGGGTCCAATTCCGAGAATGATATGACATAAAGCAGCGTAGATTGCATTTGAGGGTTAGATTTACTACTCTTGTTTGACCATCAGATTGGGGATGATAGGCGCTACTATAGTGTAATGATGTTCCTAGCTGTTGAAATAGTTCTTTCCAAAAATTGCTTAAGAAAATGGGATCTCAATTGGAGACGATAGTTTTTGATAGGCTATGTATTTTGTATATGTTGTGAGGAAAATGACGGCTAAGTAAGCAGCTAAGTATTTTGGTGGTAAAGGTATAAAATGGGTGAGTTTTGTTAATCTGTTGACTAATACCCAGATTGTGGTTTTGCCATTGGAATTGGGCAGGGCGGTGATAAAGTCCATGAAAATATCTTCCCAAACATGATCAAGGATGGGTACGGGGTGAAGGAGACCATAAGGCTTAGTTGTgagatatttgtttttttgacaAGTTTGATAGGCAACAATAAATTCACGAACATCCTTTCTCATTCTAGGCCAGAAGAATACAGAAGATAGTCGACCAAGTGTAGCTTTGATCACACAGTGTCCTTCCATTGGAGAACAATAGAACTCAACAAGCAATTGTTGTGGTAAGTTGACTTTGGAAGGGATATATGTTCTTTCCTTGAAGTAGATCAAGCCATCATGGACATGAAAATGAGCAAAGTGATTAGGTTTTGACCTTATTTTATTCAGGAATTGTAACCTGTCATCTGTGTTGGTGAAGAATTCTCAAAGAGTGGATGCCCAAGGCGCAATCAATGTTGACAATTCGGCAAAAAGAGGTAGATTGACATGGAATAGGGTGTCAGCAACTTTGTTGTCACGGCCAAGTTTGTAAACAATCTCATAATCAAATCCCAATAATTTTTGTGagctatttttttgttgttcatgaGTCTGTATGTGTTGtgataatatgttttttaagcTTTTCTGATCTGTATGGATAGTTAAAGGTTTGCCAAGTAAATAATGTTGCCACTTTTTGATCGCTTCATTATAGCATACATTTTCCTCGCACACGCTGATGGAGCTAGCAGGGCGAGGACTTATCTTCTTGCTAAACAAAGCGATTGGATGGCCTCATTGGGATAACACAACACCTACTGCAGTACAGGATGCGTCAGTGGTAATATCAAAAGAAGCAGAGAAGCTTGGTAAAGCTAACACTGGGAGCGTTGTCATCTTGGTTTTAAGAATGTCAAATGCTTGTTCCGCCTTTGGCATCCATGTAAAATTGTTGGATTGTAACAAATCCGTGAGTGGTGAGGCGAAAGTAGCATAGTGATGCACGAACCATCTATAATATCCAGCTAATCCAAGAAAACCACGTAAAGCTATAATGGTGGTGGTAATAGGCCATTCGAgaatttcttagattttatctgGATCAACATGAACACCATCTCTCTGAAATAATGTGCCCATGGTAATGGATGCGAGGAACAACAAATACACACTTAGATAACTTTGCAAAGTTGATATTCTCAGATAAAATCATCGAAACCACGATGTAAATGTTTCACGTCGAGTCCAAATCCATGCTATAGATTAGAATGTCATCGAAGAAAACAAGCAAAACTTTTAAAGATGGGCACGAAGCTAATCATTCATTGCAACTTGAAAAGTTGAGGGAGCATTTGAGAATCCAAATGGCATAACTAAAAATTCATAGTGGTCATCACATGTCCGAAAAGCTGTTTTGTGAGTGTCTTCAGGGACTACACAGATCTGGTGATAACCTAATCACAGGTTAATTTTGGAAAACACTATTTCCCTTTTTAATTCATCTAATAACTCATCAACTGTAGGAATAGGATATCTATCATGAACAGTGATTGAATTAAGTGCACTGTAGTCAACGCAAAACCTCCAACTTCCGTCTTTCTTTTGAACCAATAATACAGGGGAAGAGTAAGCACTTTGGCTTGGTTTGATGAGACCTCCAGGAGCATTTCAGTTATCAATGTAGACATGATTTCTATTGGTAATAGGGGTATCAGTAGGGTTTAACATTTATAGGTTTAGCATTAGGAAGTAGATGTATTTGATGGTCATGAGGCCGTGGAGGTGGTAGACTAGTTGATTGTTGGAAAATGGGTTGAAATTCATTCAGTTTGGCTTGGACAGCTAGATGATCATTAGTATCATTAGATTTTGGGAGTTGTGGATATGGTGGATGGGGTTCAATGGTGAGGGAATCTAGTGATGCTACTGAATTAGTTTGTAGCATGCGGTTAAGCTGTGATGGAGATGCAGGAATTACTGCAGGATTCCCCGATAGATAGATGAGATTTCCTTTATGCATGAAACTTATACAGGGGATAGAGAAATCAGCCATAATAGGTCCCAAAGTACTTAACCACTCAATATCAAGTACAATATCTACACCTTGAATAGGAAGAACAAGTAAGGAAAGAAAGAACCTGAAATTGTGTAGCCAAACATCTACATCAACACAATTTCCTTGACATTCCAAGTATTCGCCATTACCCATCATGACCTTGAATTGAGGAATGTCCTGAATTTGTAGTTTTAGCAATTTTGCAACTCGTGACTATACAATGTTGTGAGTACTTCCAGAGTCGATCAAGACAGTGAAATGATGCCCATTGATAGTACATGTCACCCTTAAGGTTTTGGGGGTAGGGAACCCAAATAAGCAGCCATGAAGAGATGAAACTGAGCTTCCTCTAGGGCTAGTGGTTGTAGTAATAAGGTGGGAACGGGAGGTTTGAGGGGGTAGGATGGATTTAGGTCATTTTTTGGTAGTTCTGGTTGAGATTCAGTAAGCTCTAGCAAGGTGTTTGTGTCTTCATATTGGTTTTCATAATCAGGACCAACAATAGTTTGAAACTAGCCTGGGTGATTTGCATTTATGGCCAGGTTGGAATCGCTCATCACAACTGTAACATAAGCCTTTTGAGTGAAGTTCGTGGATTTTGTCCGGGGTGAGGCGACATAAAGGTAGTGAATGTGTTGATTTTTGTGGCACAGGGGTGTTGGTGAATAGTGGTAAGATAGGACGGGAGGAAATAGTGGTTGGGGTGGAATTAATTGTTGGAAATAGTGTGGTGGAGTTTGTAGAAGTGGGTTGTGAGTAGTAGGTTTGGCAGAGGCAAGTATCATTCCACTTGGCTTCAACCAACTTAGCAAGCCTAATGGCATCTGTAATAGTTTGTGGCTGCAATCCTGTTGGATGTCATGTCGGAGGCTGGAGAGGAAGCAATTAAGAATAGCTTCAGCGTTTAAGCCATTGACACAATTGCACAATTGTTCAAATTGGGTATAGTATGCATTAACAGTGCTGGTTTAACGTAGTTTGGATAAGGCTGCCTGGTGATTTGCCCATGAAGTGGGGGCTAAAATGGGTTTCAAGTGTGCGAGTGAAGACATTCCATCAAGTGAATTGCCCATCTGTATGCATCATTTGTACCAACCAAGGGCAGATcctttcataaaaaaaagaaatgagtgaAAGACTTTGGGTGGGGAGATGTTGTAGTAGGTGAAGTATTGGTCTGCTTGGAAAAGCCAATCCAATGGGTTGGAACCATCAAATGGAGGTAAattgatttttggaattttaagATCTATTTTGACAGTGGAAAGTGAGCTATGAGGGACATGAAAAATGGGTGTAGTTTAAGGGGATCCAACAATGTAGACAGattgtttatttgttgaattttgaGTCGTCGAAGATTGTGACTGAGGCAGTGGAAACCAAAGCCATCACTTGAATTTAGCTTTTTTCTATTTGGTTGCAGCATCTGAAGCGTCAAGCCTAGTCTGTATGGCGAGAatgttagtttgaattttattctgAATTAATTTCCTGTTGATATTAATCCAATCTGGATTCAAATTGAATAAAGTAGTTCATAACTTTATCTAATGGAATTCTAAGTTAACTCTAATTGACACTTTGGAAAATGATCTACTTAAATTTTAAgttgagttaatcctttgatgataaagattatatatagtaCAACACCAAGGGTCCCCGATCTAACATACTCAAGAATACCTAGCCCCATCAACAGGAGAGAACAGGGATAGATTGAAAAAACGCTTTGGTTTCTTCAAGTGCAAACCTTAGTCTTTTCGTTTGTCATGTTTGATTTACTATGATTGGAGGTAAGTGATCTTGCTTTCgttatatattaattacttaattaatgtgACATATTAGATGTCATACTCTAATTTTATAATACGACATATTTACATGCTTAGTTGTCATAGATTACTAATCTGCTCATCCTAGACTGATTGTGAATGTTTAAAAGAGGGATCATATTGTGGAGATATTGTTTGCAGGGAAAAAGCACCAAATTGTTAAGTGATTCCTAAATATGAGTGAAGAACCGGCCActccaaaaaaatattagagagaGATTGATAGATTACCCAACAAGTCATAATCCTATATGAAAAATACATACTGAAAAtataggtataatcaccaaaatagttcATGTACTTTTCCCTTTTggtctctcttcccttttggcctctctactcataaatgctctcaactagtctctctacttttgaaaatgtgcccacttagttagaaatactcccaactagtccctctacttttgaaaatgtgcccacttagttaaaaatactcccaactagtccttctacttttaaaaatatgccAACTTAGAAAGACTAAATtgacacatttttaaaagtagagggattagttgAGAGCATTTCTAATTAAGTGGACAcactttcaaaaataaagaaactagtcgggagcatttc is a genomic window containing:
- the LOC120279047 gene encoding ubiquinol oxidase 4, chloroplastic/chromoplastic-like isoform X1, whose translation is MAPAATFATSLLALSVAKRKVCNPKRVSSSRSSFFLSGSISLEPQSLLLSRKPLRVKATTLQEEDEKVVVEDSFPAKTSSIDQEEAIDSGVSTSTPGRVDSWIIKFEQMLNIALTESVIKILDAFYHDRHYARFFVLETIARVPYFSFISVLHMYESFGWWRRADYLKVHFAESWNELHHLLIMEELGGNSFWLDRFLAQLIAVFYYFMTVFMYMLSPRMAYHFSECVERHAYSTYDKFLKLKEEELKKLPAPEAAIKYYMSEDLYLFDEFQTARVPCTRRPKIENLYDVFVNIRDDEAEHCKTMKACQTHGNLRSPHSNMNMNINTNSVEDEPESGCSAPEADCEGIIDCVKKSLTPHN
- the LOC120279047 gene encoding ubiquinol oxidase 4, chloroplastic/chromoplastic-like isoform X2, whose translation is MAPAATFATSLLALSVAKRKVCNPKRVSSSRSSFFLSGSISLEPQSLLLSRKPLRVKATTLQEEDEKVVVEDSFPAKTSSIDQEEAIDSGVSTSTPGRVDSWIIKFEQMLNIALTESVIKILDAFYHDRHYARFFVLETIARVPYFSFISVLHMYESFGWWRRADYLKVHFAESWNELHHLLIMEELGGNSFWLDRFLAQLIAVFYYFMTVFMYMLSPRMAYHFSECVERHAYSTYDKFLKLKEEELKKLPAPEAAIKYYMSEDLYLFDEFQTARVPCTRRPKIARKFV